A genomic stretch from Bacteroidota bacterium includes:
- a CDS encoding T9SS type A sorting domain-containing protein: MTSGLAGGLFIAQGIVPGQWTIGGVIQGTPSNVLFGYELNDLALANDDAAASGLRPTEGYTRIPTSQTFGETFSVQATNLGGTTIGMIHVDFSVKFNGGAVVFNNMQTSNNLGSGQTVTLTSSAFSPASGIGTYDVMAVAYPMVGTDPNHANDTAFFSFQVTDSTFARDDDQPDGGAGYAVSGTDWAYALTNFEVQRADSLSSIWIELANPVIGDTTYAVVASTLNGVPGAVLYTGPVQIIGSGTTMVLPVPGGLNLTPGTYSFGCYEGGPTTINLAQSNNLFTPGMNFFYTPANGWVQSGIQTARFIRPNFGNTVGVAVENGFESGVHVFPNPSRDKFFVAFRDQLNADVTISVVNPVGQVIREMVVNPSLQQQSMVELTGEANGIYFIRIQNGVQSTVRKVVLAQ; the protein is encoded by the coding sequence TTGACCAGCGGCCTCGCAGGCGGCTTGTTCATTGCCCAAGGCATTGTCCCCGGCCAATGGACAATTGGCGGCGTCATCCAAGGCACACCCAGCAACGTGTTGTTTGGATACGAACTGAATGACTTGGCCCTGGCCAATGACGACGCAGCAGCTTCTGGCCTGCGCCCAACCGAAGGTTATACCCGTATCCCAACTTCGCAGACTTTTGGCGAAACCTTTAGTGTTCAAGCCACCAATCTTGGCGGTACCACGATCGGCATGATCCATGTTGATTTTTCAGTGAAATTCAATGGTGGCGCAGTTGTGTTCAACAACATGCAGACGTCCAACAACTTGGGTTCTGGCCAAACGGTGACATTGACATCGTCTGCCTTCAGCCCAGCAAGTGGCATCGGTACTTATGACGTGATGGCCGTTGCTTACCCGATGGTAGGAACCGACCCTAACCACGCCAACGACACTGCATTCTTTTCCTTCCAAGTCACTGACTCGACCTTCGCACGTGACGACGATCAGCCTGATGGCGGAGCCGGCTATGCTGTTTCCGGTACCGATTGGGCTTATGCCTTGACCAACTTTGAAGTTCAGCGCGCAGACAGCTTGAGCTCTATCTGGATCGAGCTTGCCAATCCTGTCATTGGAGATACGACCTATGCAGTGGTTGCTTCAACCTTGAATGGTGTCCCCGGTGCAGTGTTGTACACAGGTCCTGTCCAAATCATTGGAAGTGGAACTACCATGGTGCTTCCGGTCCCAGGTGGCCTTAACTTGACACCAGGCACCTACAGCTTCGGTTGCTACGAAGGCGGCCCAACCACCATCAACTTGGCCCAATCTAATAACCTTTTCACGCCTGGCATGAACTTCTTCTATACACCTGCCAATGGTTGGGTGCAGAGCGGAATTCAAACTGCACGTTTCATCCGCCCCAACTTTGGCAACACTGTCGGTGTCGCTGTTGAAAACGGCTTTGAATCTGGTGTACACGTGTTCCCTAACCCAAGCCGCGACAAGTTTTTTGTGGCTTTCCGCGATCAACTCAACGCCGACGTCACGATTTCTGTCGTGAATCCTGTCGGTCAGGTTATCCGCGAAATGGTCGTGAATCCGAGCTTGCAGCAGCAGTCGATGGTCGAGCTTACCGGCGAAGCCAACGGCATCTACTTCATCCGTATCCAAAATGGCGTGCAGTCTACTGTGCGCAAAGTAGTGTTGGCACAGTAA
- a CDS encoding response regulator transcription factor: MGGKKILIADDEPDILEMLEYALLRDGFEVYKAQDGEETLRKAAKHLPDIILLDVMMPKMDGIEVCRALRQDNKFENTIILILTARSEEYSEVAGFEAGADDYVTKPVKIRSLLHRLGALQRRGTKPPQESLQAGPFVIDREKYLIIKHGEEIKLPRKEFELLHLLVSMRNKVVTREKIFEEIWGQDVIVVDRTIDVHIRRIRIKIGEQYIQTVKGVGYKFVVEDQ, translated from the coding sequence ATGGGTGGAAAGAAAATTCTGATAGCGGACGATGAGCCAGACATTCTGGAAATGTTGGAGTACGCCTTGTTGCGGGATGGGTTTGAGGTGTACAAGGCGCAGGATGGGGAAGAGACCCTTCGGAAGGCAGCAAAACACCTTCCAGACATCATTTTGCTCGATGTGATGATGCCCAAAATGGATGGGATCGAAGTCTGTCGGGCCTTGCGCCAAGACAACAAGTTTGAAAATACGATCATTTTGATTTTGACAGCACGGTCAGAGGAGTACTCAGAAGTTGCAGGCTTTGAGGCTGGCGCAGATGATTACGTGACCAAGCCTGTGAAAATCAGATCATTGCTGCATCGGTTGGGAGCCTTGCAGCGCCGTGGAACCAAACCTCCGCAGGAGTCCTTGCAAGCGGGACCTTTCGTGATTGATCGCGAAAAATACCTGATCATCAAGCATGGCGAAGAAATCAAATTGCCCCGGAAGGAGTTTGAACTGCTGCATTTGCTTGTGAGCATGAGAAACAAAGTGGTGACAAGGGAAAAGATCTTCGAAGAAATCTGGGGACAGGATGTCATCGTTGTCGATCGCACCATTGACGTTCACATTCGCAGGATCCGTATAAAAATCGGCGAGCAATACATTCAAACGGTCAAAGGCGTCGGCTACAAGTTTGTCGTTGAGGACCAATAG
- a CDS encoding M48 family metallopeptidase: MRQKISFLLLLTLVVVSCSKVPITGRRQMKLLPGSTLNSMALTEYKKFLSTHTLSTDQQKVTMVKRVGERIQKAVTNYFRVKKQTKYLAGYKWEFNVVEDKTVNAWCMPGGKVVVYTGLLPVTLNEDGLAVVMGHEIAHAIANHGNERMSQGLAVQAGGAALSVAVNTQSPATQDLFMQAYGVGANLGAMLPFSRLHESEADEMGLIFMAMAGYNPDEAIAFWKRMDDASKGPNVPALLSTHPSHSTRIERLKKVIPIAKSYAKKYPMAK, translated from the coding sequence ATGAGACAAAAAATATCATTCCTGCTTCTACTGACCCTCGTGGTCGTTTCTTGTTCCAAGGTGCCCATCACCGGCCGTCGGCAGATGAAACTCCTGCCAGGGTCGACGCTCAACTCCATGGCATTGACCGAATACAAGAAATTTCTCTCGACACATACCCTTTCCACGGATCAGCAAAAGGTTACGATGGTCAAGCGTGTGGGTGAACGCATCCAAAAGGCCGTGACCAACTATTTCCGCGTCAAAAAGCAGACAAAGTACCTCGCGGGATACAAATGGGAATTCAACGTCGTGGAGGACAAGACTGTCAACGCTTGGTGCATGCCCGGAGGGAAAGTCGTGGTTTACACGGGCTTGCTGCCTGTTACGCTGAATGAAGATGGACTTGCCGTGGTGATGGGCCATGAAATTGCGCATGCCATCGCCAACCACGGCAATGAGCGCATGAGTCAAGGTTTGGCGGTGCAAGCCGGAGGCGCTGCCCTCTCCGTTGCGGTCAACACACAAAGTCCAGCGACGCAGGATCTTTTTATGCAGGCCTACGGTGTCGGGGCCAATCTCGGCGCGATGCTTCCATTCAGCAGACTTCATGAATCCGAAGCCGATGAAATGGGCCTGATCTTCATGGCCATGGCTGGATACAATCCCGATGAGGCCATTGCGTTCTGGAAAAGAATGGACGATGCCTCCAAAGGGCCAAACGTTCCAGCACTGCTGAGCACGCACCCATCCCATAGCACCCGTATCGAGCGGCTGAAAAAGGTGATCCCGATCGCAAAAAGTTACGCCAAGAAGTATCCAATGGCAAAATAG
- a CDS encoding DUF4397 domain-containing protein → MRRLFAFTLIATALLAVGCKEDEPTNPERFRSYLHVVDAVVADTFNLTFDYYNANDVVIKDFVFQRNFPIVGYADMEAGGAPDEFGNGKLYLTASRQQFIDIAPDTIMEPREMELVKDEKSTMVLADSASNIRFLKIKDEFSFPNDTTAAIRFINVSNLHANASLASADGAISVPNIAFWNNSDFINYPHGQYDIELRDANGIVMSTVSLWLSGNTAYSFYVVGNTLSYFLN, encoded by the coding sequence ATGAGACGATTGTTTGCTTTTACCCTGATTGCCACCGCCCTGCTTGCTGTCGGCTGCAAAGAAGACGAACCAACCAATCCGGAAAGGTTCCGTTCCTATCTACACGTCGTGGATGCAGTGGTTGCTGATACGTTCAACCTCACTTTTGACTATTACAACGCCAACGATGTGGTAATCAAGGACTTCGTATTCCAGCGCAACTTCCCGATTGTGGGTTACGCAGATATGGAAGCGGGTGGAGCACCTGACGAGTTTGGAAACGGCAAATTGTACTTGACTGCAAGTCGCCAGCAATTCATCGACATTGCTCCTGATACAATCATGGAGCCTCGGGAAATGGAACTCGTCAAAGACGAAAAAAGCACGATGGTACTCGCTGATAGCGCAAGCAACATTCGCTTTCTCAAAATTAAGGATGAATTCAGCTTCCCAAATGATACCACGGCTGCAATTCGTTTTATCAACGTATCCAATCTGCATGCGAATGCCTCCTTGGCCTCAGCAGATGGTGCCATTTCAGTCCCCAATATTGCCTTTTGGAACAATTCCGATTTCATCAACTACCCACACGGGCAATACGACATCGAGCTTCGGGATGCCAATGGCATTGTGATGTCTACGGTTTCCTTGTGGCTCTCTGGCAACACTGCCTACTCCTTCTATGTAGTTGGAAATACCTTGAGCTACTTCTTGAACTAA
- a CDS encoding tetratricopeptide repeat protein, with protein MHRQILLFSILLTGCWFSACQKISSRQDLEKIQGLEKKADVNREAASMGAANLDKALLTDLGKAYLDWADRYPAAPETPEFLFRAGELYSNELQDFPKAIEVFQRDYQNYPDHKTAANALFFIGYLYNNSLHDLAKAEQFYKEFLTKYPAHNMAKHAQFELESLGMTPDQVFEKIMAGDSIPVNSDSVSSLPIQ; from the coding sequence ATGCATCGTCAGATTCTTCTGTTTTCCATCCTGCTTACAGGTTGTTGGTTTTCTGCTTGTCAGAAGATCAGCTCACGTCAGGACCTGGAAAAAATCCAAGGATTGGAAAAAAAGGCCGACGTGAACCGTGAGGCGGCAAGCATGGGGGCTGCCAACTTAGACAAGGCTTTGCTGACGGATCTTGGCAAAGCCTATTTGGACTGGGCAGACCGCTATCCTGCAGCCCCGGAAACCCCGGAGTTCCTCTTCCGAGCTGGCGAATTGTACTCCAATGAGTTGCAGGATTTTCCAAAGGCGATTGAGGTTTTTCAGCGTGATTATCAAAACTATCCTGACCACAAGACGGCTGCCAATGCACTGTTTTTCATCGGCTACCTCTACAACAATTCGCTGCACGACCTCGCCAAGGCCGAGCAGTTTTATAAAGAATTCCTGACGAAATATCCTGCTCACAACATGGCCAAACATGCGCAGTTTGAGCTGGAGTCCTTGGGAATGACACCTGATCAGGTATTTGAAAAAATCATGGCGGGTGATAGCATTCCTGTGAATTCGGATTCTGTTTCCAGCCTTCCGATTCAGTAG
- a CDS encoding insulinase family protein: protein MFSKRIRNPLLMLGLVLVLAGCPRGVKLPEQSGIGGLLAFDYAGIEVLHQYSARDFVHVRLQFGWQSSLEASHAAQMLAVEGAFTCGAGKFSALEFAARREAIGVEMVFLQQSDGPVVVMNCLPEQLGAAWELLNLCLLDPRFDRDAFQAVRNARVSASKTLEADGLYQATMAAKRAAWPGLEWDAYSLGTAAELEQVARSTAQITFTEQMRVRCNLRLVTVGPIDAERISDLLAEASEALPEGLCPEPPAVQTLPVLRAARLVQASKDAESLAGVFPGPSASSAEAITMQLVMKLVARRLRAQLLKKDRVALSVDAAYNAHFPSHNIIEITGVNAFQCAEFALSELRRLKAGGFNAKEISEGKQALLAELALGYETANGLAARLDNAAALKALALTGNEKLIVEAASLKVLNATLEKYLTGITWGIVGDTTRVDRKSLQRL from the coding sequence ATGTTTTCTAAACGCATTCGAAATCCATTGTTGATGCTGGGGCTCGTGTTGGTGCTCGCGGGTTGTCCGCGAGGCGTGAAGTTGCCTGAGCAATCCGGGATTGGTGGATTGTTGGCATTTGACTACGCAGGAATTGAGGTTCTGCATCAATATTCGGCACGGGATTTTGTTCATGTGCGGTTGCAGTTTGGATGGCAGTCGAGCCTGGAAGCAAGCCATGCTGCGCAAATGTTGGCTGTTGAGGGCGCATTTACCTGCGGTGCAGGCAAGTTTAGTGCCCTTGAGTTTGCCGCAAGACGAGAGGCGATTGGCGTCGAAATGGTGTTTTTGCAGCAATCCGATGGGCCGGTGGTGGTGATGAATTGTCTTCCGGAGCAACTGGGTGCCGCTTGGGAACTGCTGAACCTTTGCCTGTTGGATCCGCGGTTTGACCGCGACGCCTTTCAAGCGGTTCGCAATGCGCGTGTATCCGCAAGCAAGACATTGGAGGCTGATGGCCTTTACCAAGCCACAATGGCAGCAAAAAGGGCAGCTTGGCCTGGTTTGGAATGGGATGCCTATTCGTTAGGGACTGCCGCCGAATTGGAACAGGTCGCCCGAAGTACTGCGCAGATCACATTTACGGAGCAAATGCGTGTCAGATGCAATTTGCGGCTCGTCACGGTGGGCCCGATCGACGCTGAGCGTATCTCCGATTTGCTGGCAGAAGCTTCAGAGGCTTTGCCGGAGGGGCTTTGTCCCGAACCGCCTGCGGTTCAGACCTTGCCGGTGTTGCGCGCTGCGCGACTCGTGCAAGCTTCCAAAGACGCCGAGTCCTTGGCGGGAGTGTTTCCTGGACCATCGGCATCGAGTGCTGAGGCGATCACCATGCAGTTGGTGATGAAATTGGTGGCAAGAAGGCTGCGAGCGCAACTTTTGAAGAAGGATCGCGTTGCCCTTTCGGTCGATGCGGCCTACAATGCACATTTCCCGAGCCACAACATCATCGAAATAACAGGTGTAAATGCTTTTCAATGTGCTGAATTTGCACTCTCAGAACTACGCAGACTCAAGGCCGGCGGATTTAATGCAAAGGAAATTTCTGAAGGAAAGCAGGCGCTGCTCGCTGAATTGGCGCTGGGTTACGAAACGGCGAATGGCCTTGCAGCACGATTGGACAATGCAGCTGCGCTCAAGGCATTGGCGTTGACTGGAAATGAAAAATTGATCGTGGAGGCCGCGAGCTTGAAGGTGTTAAACGCAACATTGGAAAAATATTTGACAGGGATCACGTGGGGAATCGTGGGCGATACGACCCGTGTAGACCGCAAATCACTGCAAAGACTTTGA
- a CDS encoding OmpA family protein: MHLRFGLQRWTDRIALTILGLLWMQLGFSQQGEWQERRLSNGLVARYCEDTTRQLLHLGMTLRGGASIDQPQSMGLAHLYEHLFFQYLPDSSPAIGGLDHGIFLAHNTQLEGHFFGISIAPEACGAALEMIGSGMKRTFWPDSMLAAAKSAIASELQNIENTPENNLRAELQEMLWKEGAVQKHIFGSYPDILRLGTTAIASATERLRNPQACLLTGTGKMSANTFFDHAERAFGDWQTAAPSAAISPMELPSLDKSLYFTSVNEFAVQPIVMMAWPVQIGENPAETSRDARAFCQSASLRQGLLYKSVVGRGLAHNLEWSWAGGVLPGQLLLYIVPVQDSIQECLRAVHVALNEMSDGNGIRKEDIVAANRMTRLQNALLHDQSISRLMVAGQQWLLYPDSMNALPSVNAERMQAFCKAHVVRKNHVAGLLLSSQSMAMLDAAAFEEPKLVPNVVAIVPKDSLPAIAIPKSNDPATLRSFRVIFGQEEFGVNADATPLLEDLAAMLSANPDKRVFLNSFSEGLGDGVKNYQLSVNRAKAARQWLHSQRGVSLEQIVIRAYGEAFPEFPDENDLRNRRMTFDFAPQDAQDNVF; the protein is encoded by the coding sequence ATGCACCTCCGTTTTGGCTTGCAGCGTTGGACCGACAGGATTGCATTGACTATCTTGGGCCTCCTCTGGATGCAGTTGGGATTTTCACAGCAGGGCGAATGGCAGGAACGCAGGCTTTCCAACGGTCTTGTCGCCCGCTACTGCGAAGACACGACACGCCAACTTTTGCATCTTGGAATGACCTTGCGCGGGGGCGCGAGCATTGATCAGCCGCAATCCATGGGCCTTGCTCATCTATACGAGCACCTTTTTTTCCAATACTTGCCGGATTCCAGCCCGGCAATTGGAGGTTTGGACCATGGAATTTTCCTTGCCCACAACACGCAATTGGAAGGGCATTTCTTCGGAATCAGCATAGCACCCGAGGCTTGTGGCGCCGCATTGGAAATGATCGGGAGCGGAATGAAACGTACATTTTGGCCGGATTCGATGCTTGCAGCCGCAAAGTCGGCAATCGCTTCGGAGCTCCAGAACATTGAAAACACCCCTGAAAACAATCTCCGGGCCGAGCTTCAGGAAATGCTTTGGAAGGAAGGGGCAGTGCAAAAGCATATTTTCGGGAGCTACCCCGACATTTTGAGATTGGGTACAACAGCCATCGCCTCAGCGACGGAACGATTGCGCAATCCCCAGGCGTGTTTGTTGACGGGCACCGGGAAAATGAGCGCGAATACGTTCTTTGATCATGCGGAGCGTGCCTTCGGTGATTGGCAAACAGCCGCACCATCGGCAGCAATATCCCCAATGGAATTGCCGAGTTTGGACAAGAGCCTCTATTTCACTTCTGTCAATGAATTCGCGGTGCAACCCATCGTGATGATGGCTTGGCCGGTGCAAATCGGGGAAAACCCTGCCGAAACCAGCCGCGATGCGCGTGCATTTTGCCAATCAGCCTCCTTGCGACAGGGTTTACTCTACAAATCTGTTGTCGGGCGTGGCCTTGCCCACAATTTGGAATGGTCTTGGGCTGGAGGCGTTTTGCCAGGGCAATTGTTACTTTACATTGTCCCTGTGCAGGACAGCATTCAGGAATGTTTGCGCGCGGTTCATGTTGCGCTCAATGAAATGAGTGACGGAAATGGCATTCGAAAAGAAGATATCGTCGCTGCCAATCGTATGACGCGATTACAGAATGCACTCCTCCACGACCAAAGTATCAGCCGCTTGATGGTCGCGGGACAGCAGTGGTTGCTCTATCCCGATTCGATGAATGCACTTCCATCGGTGAATGCCGAGCGGATGCAAGCCTTCTGCAAAGCCCATGTTGTGCGCAAGAACCATGTTGCAGGTTTGCTGCTCAGCTCACAATCCATGGCGATGTTGGATGCCGCAGCATTTGAAGAACCGAAATTGGTACCCAACGTTGTTGCGATTGTTCCAAAGGATAGCCTGCCGGCGATCGCGATACCCAAAAGCAATGACCCCGCCACCTTGCGTAGTTTTCGTGTGATATTCGGGCAAGAGGAATTTGGCGTGAATGCCGATGCAACTCCTTTGCTCGAAGATTTGGCGGCGATGTTATCGGCAAATCCAGACAAGCGTGTTTTCTTGAACAGCTTTTCCGAGGGGTTGGGCGATGGCGTCAAAAATTATCAACTGTCCGTGAATCGGGCAAAGGCTGCCCGGCAATGGTTGCATTCGCAGCGCGGCGTGTCGCTGGAGCAGATTGTGATTCGTGCTTACGGTGAGGCATTTCCAGAGTTCCCAGACGAAAATGATCTCCGAAACCGTCGTATGACGTTTGATTTTGCACCTCAAGACGCACAGGACAATGTTTTCTAA
- a CDS encoding DUF4159 domain-containing protein, giving the protein MKRLLIAVLMVIAGTMAWAQKTATNSFKMKIAKLQYDGGGDWYANPSSIPNLIEFIAQNSTIQLDKEEYVVKPSGTQIFSYPYVYMTGHGRFLLSNEDAANLRKYLTSGGFLHVDDNYGMDKFVRTELKKVFPELDLIELPFDHPIYHQQYDFPKGLPKVHEHDNKPPQGLALIWEGRVVCFYTVECDLGDGWEDPQVHNDPNDVRQQALRMGANIFIYALNN; this is encoded by the coding sequence ATGAAACGATTGTTGATTGCAGTTTTGATGGTCATCGCTGGCACGATGGCATGGGCACAAAAGACGGCTACCAACAGCTTCAAAATGAAAATTGCGAAGCTGCAGTACGACGGTGGAGGTGATTGGTATGCCAATCCAAGCTCGATACCCAACCTGATCGAGTTCATTGCACAGAATTCTACGATTCAACTGGACAAGGAGGAATACGTCGTCAAGCCCAGCGGGACGCAGATTTTCTCCTATCCTTATGTGTACATGACAGGGCACGGTAGATTTCTGCTGAGCAATGAAGACGCCGCCAACCTGCGCAAATACCTCACATCGGGAGGCTTCCTGCATGTCGATGACAATTACGGGATGGACAAATTCGTGCGCACCGAACTGAAAAAGGTGTTTCCCGAGCTCGACTTGATCGAGCTGCCATTCGATCATCCGATTTACCATCAGCAATACGATTTCCCAAAGGGGCTTCCCAAGGTTCACGAGCATGACAACAAACCACCACAAGGTCTGGCCTTGATCTGGGAGGGACGCGTAGTTTGTTTTTATACTGTCGAATGCGATCTCGGCGATGGTTGGGAGGATCCGCAAGTGCACAATGACCCCAATGACGTGCGGCAGCAGGCGCTGCGGATGGGTGCCAACATTTTCATCTACGCGCTCAACAACTAG